A window of the Leptospira kmetyi serovar Malaysia str. Bejo-Iso9 genome harbors these coding sequences:
- a CDS encoding Kelch repeat-containing protein: MKHLLLLSLFFFTVLCGQSPLIDGANLDTHKIDGFPLVIPGATSATFIFKCKAESSAAVAFGRGSIEGVMPSITNSKDHIVVINNLETQTNYFYSAFCGDLQSPPNPLLLTFQTLVSDQPQKTRGIWIVGGLGAGISPIAQIDLYDPVTNQWIPSITSVPTPRTYSNIVSHQNKIYVMGGLVKSGVTFTAVNTVNEYDPFNNVWKTMASMPDTHQGGIAFSSGNDIYIISGTTSADMTTGTLANTVYKFTPSLGTSGTWLKYVSNSAIFQRVDMPGCAIHDTLFFSGGRRNTDGLPFNTSDAYIPSGNTTTSLVEATISQAKYGAAMACYRPNPKDIYPADPAAILIAGGSTTSDVFQPPTSVTSSNTFDYSLATTSNYLAGGILPTALYFPSMEISYELRRAFLFGGANLTNVPQDKVYSMDLGNPTTTPWRTETTVLPVARYGHKAVILSR; encoded by the coding sequence ATGAAACATTTACTACTTTTATCCTTATTTTTTTTTACAGTTCTGTGCGGGCAATCGCCTTTGATAGATGGGGCTAATCTTGATACTCACAAGATCGATGGCTTCCCTTTGGTTATCCCAGGAGCTACAAGCGCGACTTTCATATTTAAGTGCAAAGCGGAGTCATCTGCGGCGGTCGCTTTCGGTAGAGGGAGTATCGAAGGAGTCATGCCGAGCATAACAAACTCGAAAGATCATATCGTAGTAATCAATAACCTTGAAACACAGACAAACTACTTCTATTCGGCTTTCTGTGGAGACCTTCAATCTCCTCCTAATCCGTTACTTCTCACTTTCCAAACCCTCGTAAGCGACCAGCCACAAAAGACCCGAGGAATTTGGATCGTTGGCGGCCTCGGAGCCGGTATTTCGCCTATTGCCCAAATTGATTTATATGATCCGGTTACAAACCAGTGGATTCCATCGATTACAAGTGTTCCTACTCCAAGAACTTACTCCAATATCGTTTCTCATCAGAATAAAATCTATGTTATGGGCGGCTTGGTAAAATCAGGAGTCACTTTTACAGCAGTGAATACTGTAAACGAATATGATCCTTTTAATAACGTCTGGAAAACAATGGCTTCTATGCCTGATACACATCAGGGCGGGATCGCTTTTTCGTCTGGAAACGACATATACATTATCTCAGGGACTACTTCGGCGGATATGACGACCGGCACTCTTGCAAACACAGTTTACAAGTTCACTCCTTCTTTAGGAACCAGTGGAACCTGGTTAAAGTATGTTTCTAACAGTGCGATTTTTCAACGTGTTGATATGCCAGGTTGTGCGATTCACGATACTTTGTTTTTCTCCGGTGGACGCCGAAACACGGACGGTCTTCCATTTAACACTTCGGACGCTTATATACCTAGCGGAAATACGACGACTTCTCTCGTTGAAGCGACCATCAGCCAGGCAAAATACGGAGCCGCAATGGCTTGTTATCGCCCGAATCCTAAAGACATCTATCCCGCTGATCCTGCGGCTATTTTAATTGCGGGAGGATCAACAACGTCTGACGTGTTTCAACCCCCTACCTCAGTAACCTCTTCTAATACTTTTGATTACAGTTTAGCTACGACTTCAAATTATTTAGCCGGAGGGATTCTGCCAACCGCACTGTATTTTCCCTCGATGGAAATATCTTACGAACTTAGGAGAGCTTTTCTTTTCGGGGGAGCCAATCTAACAAACGTTCCACAAGATAAAGTATATTCTATGGATTTAGGAAATCCTACAACGACCCCATGGAGAACTGAGACCACTGTCTTGCCTGTCGCTCGATACGGCCACAAAGCAGTAATCCTTAGTAGATAA
- a CDS encoding SBBP repeat-containing protein, translating to MNRASKVTLRFIFTLIFLVSFLNCKHDKKGSDLEMLSILQLISGIGAPGPKPEWTRLFTQSSPGTISANSITAGQSDVYITGNVSANLDGQPLTGVYDLFVTKYNSSGSKQWTRLLGIAGDGAIPYSITSDNSGNVYVVGETNGALDGQTFSGTPDFLDFNIFVVKYDSNGSKQWTRLLGIAGGGSARATSVTSDNLGNIYVTGTSVSGFDGLTFAGGGTGYFLVKYNSSGTKQWSKLYPENTSPLGIAYDNSLGKIFTIGTTTGSFSNGISGTDSLLIQFDNNGNKIWTKQTGAAGKNTIFKGVICDNNGNVYATGSTDGNIDDQVESGENTLDLLLIKFDGNGNRTWARQLGFTGSIFEVASKKAEGKGISIGKNQDIYVTGYTTGNLDKQTHADSSNSKHNVFIAKYDFSGNKIWTSLLGTKGFNSDANSITVDQQGHPYITGNTNGPLNGESFIGNVGNSTNLFISKY from the coding sequence ATGAATAGAGCCAGTAAAGTAACTTTGAGGTTTATATTTACTCTGATTTTTTTGGTGAGCTTTCTTAACTGTAAGCATGATAAAAAAGGCTCCGATTTAGAAATGTTATCGATTCTTCAATTAATTTCCGGTATCGGCGCACCTGGACCGAAACCTGAATGGACAAGATTATTTACTCAAAGCTCTCCAGGCACAATCAGTGCCAATTCGATCACTGCCGGTCAAAGCGATGTGTATATAACTGGAAATGTTTCTGCGAACCTAGATGGACAACCATTAACCGGTGTTTATGATTTATTTGTTACGAAATACAACTCATCCGGCTCAAAGCAATGGACTAGGTTACTCGGAATCGCAGGAGATGGGGCGATTCCTTATTCAATCACTTCGGATAATTCAGGGAACGTTTATGTTGTAGGAGAAACAAACGGAGCCTTAGACGGACAGACCTTTTCGGGTACTCCGGACTTTCTTGATTTTAACATCTTTGTCGTTAAGTATGATTCTAACGGCTCAAAACAGTGGACGAGACTTCTTGGAATCGCAGGAGGCGGATCCGCGCGAGCAACCAGCGTCACCTCGGATAATTTAGGAAATATTTACGTAACCGGAACTTCTGTAAGCGGTTTCGATGGACTTACGTTCGCGGGTGGTGGAACTGGATATTTTTTGGTGAAATATAACTCTTCCGGTACCAAGCAATGGTCAAAGCTATACCCTGAAAACACTTCACCTTTAGGTATTGCTTATGATAATAGCCTTGGAAAGATTTTTACAATCGGCACAACGACTGGATCTTTTTCCAACGGAATTTCTGGAACCGACTCGCTTCTGATTCAATTCGATAATAATGGAAATAAAATTTGGACAAAACAAACCGGCGCGGCTGGAAAAAATACCATTTTCAAGGGAGTAATCTGCGACAATAACGGTAACGTTTATGCAACTGGTTCCACGGATGGAAACATAGACGATCAAGTCGAATCCGGCGAAAATACTCTAGACCTTCTTCTTATAAAATTTGACGGCAACGGCAATCGGACCTGGGCGAGACAATTAGGTTTTACCGGAAGTATTTTTGAAGTTGCGAGTAAAAAAGCCGAAGGCAAAGGGATCTCGATCGGTAAAAATCAGGACATTTATGTTACTGGCTATACAACCGGAAATTTAGATAAACAAACTCACGCCGACTCAAGCAATTCAAAGCACAACGTATTTATTGCTAAGTATGATTTTAGCGGAAATAAAATCTGGACTTCACTTTTAGGAACCAAGGGTTTCAATAGCGATGCCAATTCAATAACCGTCGATCAACAAGGCCATCCTTATATAACAGGAAATACGAACGGTCCGCTTAACGGGGAATCCTTTATTGGCAATGTTGGGAATTCCACAAATCTTTTTATTTCAAAATACTAA
- a CDS encoding tetratricopeptide repeat protein encodes MKKIFSTILLSLIFIFNSIQSQSVGENTSYQQIKDYIDSNRVAEAQSLLDEWVKINPNDVTLQLYQTETWIKVADQKYKERKFKTAFSYYEKAFSNWPNNPSLRARYMELKGKKLVDNVSSPIFKTRFSGFESSLKENTSLTNSFQEMSESLKQIKIEIHNLQEKSNELYLTLSLISFSILLQCFILFKIGFRR; translated from the coding sequence ATGAAAAAAATTTTTAGTACAATCTTACTCTCCCTTATTTTTATATTTAATTCCATTCAGTCTCAAAGTGTTGGAGAGAATACTTCTTACCAGCAAATCAAAGACTATATCGATTCAAATCGAGTAGCCGAAGCGCAATCTCTTTTAGATGAATGGGTAAAAATCAATCCAAACGATGTAACTCTACAGCTCTATCAAACAGAAACTTGGATCAAGGTAGCGGATCAAAAATATAAGGAACGAAAATTCAAAACTGCATTTTCTTATTATGAAAAAGCATTTTCTAACTGGCCGAATAACCCTTCCCTTCGAGCTAGGTATATGGAATTGAAGGGCAAAAAGCTCGTTGATAACGTTTCTTCTCCAATTTTTAAAACTCGCTTCTCTGGATTTGAATCTTCTTTAAAAGAAAATACCAGTTTAACAAATTCCTTTCAAGAGATGAGTGAGTCGCTTAAACAGATCAAAATTGAAATCCATAATTTGCAAGAAAAGTCGAATGAACTTTACCTTACACTTTCCTTGATTTCGTTTTCGATACTTCTTCAATGTTTTATTCTTTTCAAAATTGGGTTTCGTCGCTAA
- a CDS encoding LA_3334 family protein, translating to MINRIRKQALNVIIILIFTALSAVYSAEIVLKDGSSFIGKVQEESDIRIRFLWKEKSYEIPRKDIVSIDPTKNGSDTSYHYTSFQLKDGSTLKGIVAEESEKELMIKTDLGFIHLDKNKIRSSDAPETLSPILNPKYLNTGDKNWNHKIGVSFQALSNGAPLGASNPATYGGAFYIEPAFFELWKFRPGLRLEYQVSNSNSSNYTFLNQFFYLNRSFRIGDSLIWDFYSNIGIGSSTIQHSGNSQRFSGTNPALYFEFGWQGLQIKSVVFRTGIRSTCFFESNGQVCNAGIEIGALLIL from the coding sequence ATGATCAATCGAATCCGAAAACAAGCTTTAAACGTAATTATCATTTTAATTTTTACGGCATTATCCGCCGTTTACTCCGCTGAAATCGTTTTAAAAGACGGCAGTTCTTTTATAGGCAAGGTTCAGGAAGAATCAGACATTCGAATCCGATTTCTTTGGAAAGAGAAGTCTTACGAGATCCCAAGAAAGGATATTGTATCGATCGACCCGACAAAGAACGGCTCCGACACTTCCTATCATTACACTTCTTTCCAATTAAAAGACGGAAGTACTTTAAAGGGGATAGTCGCGGAAGAATCTGAAAAGGAGTTAATGATTAAGACTGATCTCGGATTTATTCATTTAGATAAAAACAAAATCCGTTCCTCGGATGCACCCGAGACACTAAGCCCGATTTTAAATCCAAAATATTTGAATACCGGGGACAAAAACTGGAATCATAAAATCGGGGTTTCTTTCCAAGCTCTATCAAACGGCGCGCCGCTTGGAGCCTCCAATCCGGCGACTTATGGCGGAGCTTTTTACATTGAACCTGCTTTCTTTGAGTTATGGAAATTTAGACCTGGCCTTAGACTTGAGTATCAAGTTTCGAATTCGAATTCATCGAATTATACTTTTTTGAATCAGTTTTTTTATCTCAACCGTTCCTTTCGAATCGGAGACAGCTTAATTTGGGATTTTTATTCTAATATAGGAATTGGCTCCTCGACAATTCAGCATTCTGGAAATAGCCAAAGATTCTCTGGAACCAATCCCGCACTCTATTTTGAATTTGGTTGGCAAGGTCTACAGATTAAATCCGTTGTATTTCGCACTGGAATTCGTTCAACCTGCTTCTTTGAATCTAATGGTCAGGTTTGCAATGCAGGAATTGAAATCGGAGCCTTACTCATACTATGA
- a CDS encoding RHS repeat-associated core domain-containing protein, whose protein sequence is MKFALQTFKKNSFIQIGIIVFVCLLSLAAFPLFQLFTLTGPTPETGIPQPLPEITVDSFGNANASFPIPVPKGTKDITPNLGIEYNSLQNDGLIGGGWDLSGIMTISLDSTEGIHNDSGDSYVSFAGKLIQTSPGIYHTKIESFFQFRKLADSWIVQDRNGVSYYFGEDGSAENPGSNSTLRNLNGKSRIWALNRVRDLNGNGYNIKYRSYSSSNGTPIPQLIEYNQGNTVILFQDEDRTDAVESNSLNLQSILTKRLRSISVTQKQDDGSVVESERYTFNYNNNFFDKKNRLTSLDRKNYGPIAFNYNDDAPNPAESSTSKSSPSLDMSYRYENTAMKPDCDFTNAVCACSANATCMAISGGFAGLACVAYVNSVGDVCTKGVVGSQTFLATFERNKAPEPVWIQGEKQKNKLMRYDSSNPGSTIAVAQDLFNLNEKSKVLQGDVDGDLLTDFFVLENDNVNAYLKLGKSGSFSSIGIPAILRSSENSFQGLADLNSDGRSDFIQTDDSGNFLIYLATGSISIINTNPISLSIPGIGSTFRQFIDMDADGIADYVRLSDNPDGSKNLNISYLRYSSGSFSIRANVSSNISVAGTEGDRFLADSNGDGYLDLITFSGNNLYVYLSDGHSLRSPVNFPVSFTTQYMEVSSGSVNGKRYSMRDMNWDGKDDRISLISNGFQIDLFNPNTGSYDSSFQVSNDGSQITHFDVNWDGNSDSISFYTFFFNGTGFHVKNGSDNSNTDVVFDYNETTPVPPNPALLASDRDAMYSNFVNSKSFADVDGDNKADFIRFYGGNIYVSYSRSKNNGLFYSNGGDSVFPASSFSLATDTNQDGRADFIGFRSPKKDLVVPSLVNNILSNERNTIAHENLMSIDYVETKYSRKISQGLLTDIFGTQQKGIQISYANTYDFSNPSVANSINFNALSSFLKPNLTPYSVATNVYSQVADGVGEADSFTFENGRIYVQDQDNRSLLGFAKVTSANSRTGERIISLYQGTNPNLAGIETNKDEYLNNHLMSSTVSTFTSLNSVFGTINIRKTQESITKYQNNAILTNYNTDYTFDQYNNILSKVVQIDSDPTLTLREDTVYNPSLADWVLSEIVQQTKSQGGVLSSHVEFTYSNHRLADQRTLIKQGTTQYSIFSILAYDGFGNPTILRDPNGNLTNLEYDFITNSYVTNTINSLGHQQKKTYDYVFGKELTSTDANGNESRNLYDFYGRKIGIKYAGETDWSEIIDYIQSGSPSGEKVKRTISDPKTGDFYVQESHDAFGRTIKTEKLVADAVVFSQDTTYNSNGTISSKTEPYLGSVPFLTTFFTYDSENNVTRTSDSAGRVNDISYSGFNTTTLTSVSGTLIETIIESKNQLGQLITKTKNGKSIGYAYNSQGIANRITDPEGKSITLVHDLLGNKISQTTPDTGTTTFVNSPTGKVLQQNNANGFKTDFQYDTLDRLTNMIGTHANGTTQNAKFYYDEATSLNGKGNLTSVVDAIGKTDFQHDARGNQTQIKKYLNLEDLTLIFLKEYDFGNRAVSITYPDGTKIYNKFTVGGYLTSVNMDSADGSSTGHPVVNYTGPLLESGKYNVLRSLGNGVQTKIFFDPIFRRPTDVVTTFESDLYESLKYGYDLAENIIKIDDLKNPGRNQQFQYDQFKRVTNSTGKYGSEDYQYTDAGNLLKKGANTYSYNGSSTHAVTQISSPSGPQYFSYDASGLMTNRDGDTLEYDPMALLHKMFTKDGEVMTFDNDYTGSRVRKSKQSDGSSVINIDGLYEISFRPGFPPLHTVYIKGIEDELVSQIGLQNVSLLTENHISSKETVIASAILNPKESLCKGVSIDCFQFYKNRLLSLENLPTTLSWVFDIQDGRIGNQFRLGIISVFGIIVIGFVGLVLYGKPRFGNLKPTQAGVTPFLILSVFISFNFFSCGMLPGTGSKNGDPPWIALPSTIPVDTPSVSNPGVGGGSGSNPGGSPVPGMIFFHPNHLGSIVMATNGAGKPISGGSAVGTSYVSYKPYGEILRTDSYGPDAFRYKYAGQEEDKETGLLFYKSRYYDPGTGRFLQSDSVVNGSSLSGSNLFMYVDGNPLQYNDPTGKNAWIHMLNRIIGHMMGKHFGDKDISKRVSTGGVLNGLGRATFVPNSFFKRFENKTLGNLVGSGKITNWVKQNVNFQNVKDVLEESLTCNGSTSVNPACGPLLDKLSKVKIKPVFVQLKVQVAVPVSFKCDIWDLCKIKIDTPTVFIQLKVEKGAVTTGFGGGGCDVEENGKGYKC, encoded by the coding sequence ATGAAATTTGCGCTTCAAACCTTTAAGAAAAATTCTTTTATTCAAATTGGTATTATCGTCTTCGTTTGTTTGTTAAGTCTTGCGGCGTTTCCGCTTTTTCAATTATTCACTCTTACAGGTCCAACTCCTGAGACAGGGATTCCTCAGCCTTTACCAGAAATAACAGTAGATAGTTTTGGAAATGCGAACGCTTCATTTCCGATTCCAGTTCCAAAGGGAACAAAAGATATAACTCCAAACTTAGGAATTGAATATAATTCACTTCAAAACGATGGATTGATTGGGGGAGGTTGGGATCTTTCTGGAATCATGACCATTTCCTTAGATTCAACGGAAGGAATTCACAATGATAGTGGAGATTCATACGTAAGCTTTGCAGGTAAGTTGATTCAAACCTCTCCAGGTATCTATCATACAAAAATTGAATCTTTTTTTCAGTTTAGAAAATTGGCGGATTCTTGGATTGTGCAAGATCGCAATGGCGTAAGTTATTATTTTGGTGAAGACGGATCAGCAGAGAATCCGGGTTCTAATTCTACATTACGAAATCTTAACGGTAAGTCTCGAATCTGGGCTTTAAATCGCGTTAGAGATTTAAACGGTAACGGATACAATATCAAATACCGATCTTACAGCTCATCGAACGGAACCCCGATTCCACAGCTTATCGAGTATAACCAGGGAAACACTGTAATTCTTTTTCAAGATGAGGACAGAACAGATGCCGTTGAGTCGAATTCCTTAAATCTCCAGTCCATACTTACTAAGCGTCTTCGCTCGATCTCTGTTACTCAGAAACAAGATGATGGAAGTGTTGTTGAGTCAGAAAGGTATACTTTTAATTATAATAACAATTTCTTTGATAAGAAAAATAGGCTTACAAGCCTTGATCGGAAAAATTATGGACCGATCGCTTTTAATTATAATGATGATGCTCCGAATCCAGCCGAGAGTTCAACCTCGAAGTCATCGCCATCTTTGGATATGAGCTATCGATACGAAAATACAGCGATGAAACCGGATTGCGATTTTACGAATGCTGTATGTGCTTGCTCGGCAAATGCGACTTGTATGGCAATTTCTGGTGGGTTTGCAGGACTTGCTTGTGTTGCTTATGTAAACTCGGTCGGTGACGTTTGTACTAAAGGTGTAGTGGGGTCACAAACCTTTCTTGCGACTTTTGAAAGAAATAAAGCACCCGAACCGGTTTGGATTCAAGGTGAAAAACAAAAAAATAAACTAATGAGATACGATAGCTCAAATCCCGGTTCAACGATTGCAGTAGCGCAGGATTTATTTAATCTGAATGAAAAATCAAAAGTTCTTCAAGGGGATGTAGACGGAGATTTATTAACTGATTTTTTTGTATTGGAAAATGATAACGTAAACGCTTATTTAAAATTAGGTAAAAGTGGATCTTTTAGTTCAATCGGGATTCCGGCTATTTTAAGATCGAGTGAAAATTCATTTCAAGGTCTTGCCGATCTGAACTCAGACGGTCGAAGCGATTTTATTCAAACAGATGATTCCGGAAATTTTTTAATCTACCTTGCGACAGGTTCGATTTCAATTATCAATACGAACCCAATTTCTTTGAGTATACCGGGAATAGGTTCGACTTTTCGCCAATTTATTGACATGGACGCGGACGGAATCGCGGATTATGTAAGGCTATCTGATAATCCAGACGGTAGTAAAAACTTAAATATTAGTTATTTAAGATATAGCTCTGGTTCTTTTTCAATTCGCGCGAATGTGTCATCAAATATTTCTGTAGCCGGAACAGAAGGGGATCGCTTCCTTGCGGATTCTAACGGTGATGGGTATTTAGATTTAATTACTTTCTCAGGGAATAATCTTTATGTGTATCTCTCAGACGGCCACTCTCTCCGATCTCCTGTGAACTTCCCTGTTAGTTTTACAACTCAATATATGGAAGTTTCGAGCGGGAGTGTGAATGGTAAAAGATACTCTATGCGCGATATGAATTGGGATGGAAAAGACGATAGAATCTCTCTTATCAGTAATGGATTTCAAATCGATCTTTTTAATCCGAATACGGGTTCGTATGATTCTAGTTTTCAAGTATCTAACGACGGTTCACAGATAACCCATTTTGACGTGAATTGGGACGGGAACTCAGATTCGATTTCTTTTTACACATTCTTTTTTAATGGAACCGGGTTCCATGTAAAGAATGGATCGGATAACAGTAATACGGATGTGGTTTTTGATTATAATGAAACCACCCCCGTTCCACCAAATCCCGCGCTTCTTGCCTCTGACAGAGACGCGATGTATAGTAACTTTGTTAATTCGAAATCTTTTGCCGACGTGGATGGTGACAACAAAGCTGACTTTATCCGATTTTACGGCGGAAATATTTACGTTTCCTATTCGAGAAGTAAAAATAATGGATTGTTTTACTCTAACGGCGGGGATTCGGTTTTCCCTGCGTCATCATTTTCTTTAGCAACAGATACGAATCAAGATGGCCGCGCCGATTTTATAGGCTTTCGGTCTCCCAAAAAAGATTTAGTAGTCCCTTCATTGGTAAACAATATTCTTTCTAATGAAAGAAACACAATCGCCCATGAAAATTTGATGAGCATCGATTATGTGGAAACTAAATATTCTAGAAAAATATCACAAGGCTTGCTCACTGATATTTTTGGAACACAACAAAAAGGAATTCAAATTTCCTACGCAAATACTTATGATTTTTCTAATCCGAGCGTAGCCAATTCTATTAATTTTAACGCATTATCGAGTTTTCTTAAGCCGAATCTGACTCCATATTCTGTAGCTACGAATGTATATTCGCAGGTCGCGGATGGCGTTGGAGAAGCAGATTCATTTACCTTTGAGAATGGAAGAATCTATGTTCAAGATCAAGATAATCGATCCTTACTTGGATTTGCTAAAGTTACCTCCGCCAATTCTCGAACAGGTGAAAGGATAATTTCCCTTTATCAAGGAACAAATCCAAATTTAGCAGGAATTGAAACGAATAAAGATGAGTATTTAAACAACCATCTAATGTCCTCGACTGTTTCTACATTTACTTCGTTAAATAGCGTCTTTGGAACTATAAATATTCGTAAAACTCAAGAATCTATCACAAAGTATCAAAATAACGCGATTCTTACTAACTACAATACCGATTACACCTTTGATCAATATAACAATATACTTTCTAAGGTTGTTCAGATTGATTCCGATCCAACGCTTACTTTGCGAGAAGATACGGTTTATAATCCATCGTTAGCAGATTGGGTTTTATCTGAAATTGTACAGCAAACAAAATCACAAGGCGGAGTTTTAAGTTCTCATGTGGAATTTACGTATTCCAATCACCGATTAGCAGATCAAAGAACTCTTATCAAGCAAGGGACAACACAATATTCAATTTTTTCAATTCTTGCTTATGACGGTTTTGGAAATCCAACAATTTTGCGTGACCCGAACGGAAATCTGACAAACCTAGAATATGATTTTATAACAAATAGTTACGTGACAAACACAATCAATTCGCTTGGACATCAGCAGAAGAAAACTTATGACTATGTATTCGGAAAAGAACTTACTTCAACTGATGCTAATGGAAATGAGTCACGAAATCTTTACGACTTCTATGGTCGAAAAATTGGTATTAAATACGCCGGTGAAACGGATTGGTCTGAAATAATTGACTACATACAATCTGGTAGTCCGTCTGGAGAAAAAGTTAAACGAACAATTTCTGATCCTAAGACCGGAGATTTTTATGTTCAAGAATCACACGATGCGTTTGGTAGAACAATAAAAACAGAAAAATTAGTAGCGGATGCAGTTGTCTTTTCACAGGACACTACATATAATTCTAATGGAACTATAAGCAGTAAAACAGAGCCGTATCTTGGCTCGGTTCCATTTTTAACGACCTTTTTCACCTATGATTCTGAAAACAATGTAACGAGAACTTCGGATTCCGCAGGAAGAGTGAATGATATTAGCTATTCTGGATTTAACACGACGACTTTAACTAGCGTGAGTGGAACTCTGATTGAAACCATTATAGAATCTAAAAATCAATTAGGTCAACTTATCACAAAAACAAAAAACGGAAAATCGATCGGTTACGCTTATAACTCTCAGGGAATTGCAAATAGAATCACGGACCCAGAAGGAAAGAGTATAACATTAGTTCACGATCTTTTGGGGAATAAGATTAGTCAGACGACTCCCGATACGGGAACGACAACGTTTGTGAATTCTCCTACCGGAAAGGTATTACAACAAAATAATGCAAATGGGTTTAAAACAGATTTTCAATATGATACTTTAGATCGATTGACAAATATGATAGGAACTCATGCGAACGGGACCACTCAAAACGCTAAATTTTATTATGATGAGGCGACTTCCTTAAATGGAAAGGGCAATTTGACTTCAGTCGTAGACGCGATTGGAAAAACGGACTTTCAACATGATGCTAGAGGAAATCAAACACAGATTAAGAAATATCTAAATCTGGAAGATCTTACTTTAATTTTCCTAAAGGAATATGATTTTGGGAATCGGGCAGTTTCTATTACCTATCCCGATGGAACTAAAATTTATAATAAATTCACAGTCGGAGGCTATTTAACTTCGGTAAATATGGATTCTGCCGACGGTAGCAGTACAGGACATCCTGTGGTAAACTATACAGGTCCATTGTTAGAAAGTGGGAAGTATAATGTATTGAGAAGCCTTGGGAATGGGGTTCAAACAAAAATATTTTTCGATCCGATCTTTAGAAGACCAACGGATGTAGTTACAACATTCGAATCTGATCTTTATGAAAGTTTAAAATACGGATATGATCTAGCTGAAAACATAATTAAAATTGATGATTTAAAAAATCCAGGAAGAAATCAACAGTTTCAATATGATCAGTTTAAACGAGTTACAAATTCAACTGGTAAATACGGTAGTGAGGACTACCAATATACCGATGCTGGAAACTTATTGAAAAAAGGTGCAAATACTTATTCTTATAACGGAAGCAGTACACATGCTGTAACTCAAATATCTTCACCGTCTGGTCCTCAGTACTTTTCTTATGATGCATCTGGTCTTATGACTAATCGAGACGGGGATACATTAGAATATGACCCGATGGCATTGCTTCACAAGATGTTTACGAAAGACGGCGAAGTAATGACTTTTGATAATGATTACACGGGTTCCCGAGTTCGAAAGAGTAAACAATCGGATGGTTCCAGTGTAATTAATATTGACGGCCTCTATGAAATAAGTTTTCGTCCGGGGTTTCCGCCATTACATACAGTTTATATTAAGGGAATCGAAGATGAACTAGTTTCTCAAATTGGACTTCAAAATGTAAGTCTCTTAACTGAGAACCATATTTCTTCAAAAGAAACTGTAATTGCTTCCGCGATTTTAAATCCAAAAGAATCTCTTTGCAAAGGTGTATCTATCGATTGCTTTCAATTTTATAAAAATCGTCTCTTGAGTTTAGAAAATCTTCCAACCACATTAAGCTGGGTATTCGATATTCAGGATGGAAGAATTGGGAATCAATTTAGATTAGGAATCATTTCCGTTTTCGGAATTATTGTAATCGGTTTTGTTGGACTGGTTCTTTATGGGAAGCCAAGGTTTGGAAATCTAAAGCCTACTCAAGCGGGCGTGACTCCATTCTTGATCTTGAGCGTCTTTATAAGTTTCAATTTCTTTTCGTGTGGAATGCTTCCGGGAACCGGTAGTAAAAATGGAGATCCTCCTTGGATTGCATTGCCTTCGACGATTCCAGTGGATACCCCTTCAGTTTCAAATCCTGGGGTTGGCGGCGGTTCCGGTTCAAATCCTGGCGGAAGTCCTGTTCCGGGGATGATTTTTTTTCATCCGAACCATTTAGGTTCTATCGTTATGGCAACAAACGGAGCCGGGAAACCGATTTCCGGTGGATCAGCTGTTGGAACCAGTTACGTTTCTTACAAACCCTACGGAGAAATTTTAAGAACGGATTCCTACGGTCCAGATGCTTTCCGCTACAAGTATGCGGGTCAGGAAGAGGACAAGGAAACGGGACTGTTATTCTACAAATCAAGATACTATGATCCGGGGACGGGTCGATTCTTACAATCGGACTCGGTTGTTAATGGATCTTCTTTATCTGGAAGCAATCTCTTTATGTATGTAGATGGAAACCCGCTACAATATAATGATCCGACAGGGAAGAATGCCTGGATTCATATGCTTAACCGAATTATTGGACACATGATGGGTAAACATTTTGGAGATAAGGATATTTCAAAGCGTGTTAGCACCGGAGGAGTATTAAATGGGTTAGGCCGAGCGACTTTCGTCCCTAATTCATTTTTTAAGCGATTCGAGAATAAGACGCTTGGAAATTTAGTTGGATCGGGTAAGATTACTAATTGGGTAAAACAAAATGTAAATTTCCAAAATGTAAAAGATGTATTGGAAGAATCTTTAACGTGCAATGGATCAACTTCCGTAAATCCGGCTTGCGGACCCTTACTTGATAAATTATCTAAAGTAAAGATTAAGCCAGTATTCGTTCAATTAAAAGTTCAAGTAGCCGTACCGGTATCTTTTAAATGTGATATTTGGGATCTTTGTAAAATAAAAATTGATACACCAACTGTATTTATTCAATTGAAAGTTGAAAAGGGCGCAGTTACTACTGGCTTCGGAGGCGGCGGTTGCGATGTTGAGGAAAATGGAAAAGGATACAAATGCTAA